A genomic window from Struthio camelus isolate bStrCam1 chromosome 2, bStrCam1.hap1, whole genome shotgun sequence includes:
- the PSCA gene encoding prostate stem cell antigen codes for MKALLVLLLGAALCMDSGSSLKCYSCTAQLSNSNCKMSVNCKDSEMCKTDVIGVIGLFSIISKGCASPCEPSYQDLTVGNRNISCCSNDLCNINAAGSMTCSYGMTAGISASMLWTFLNNRL; via the exons ATGAAGGCTttgcttgtcctcctgctggGAGCAGCCCTGTGCATGGACTCGG GTTCTTCTTTGAAATGCTACAGCTGCACAGCACAACTCAGCAACTCCAACTGTAAGATGTCTGTGAACTGTAAGGATTCGGAAATGTGCAAGACAGATGTGATCG GAGTCATagggcttttcagcatcatcAGCAAGGGCTGTGCTTCACCATGTGAGCCATCCTATCAGGACCTCACTGTGGGGAACAGGAATATCTCCTGCTGCAGCAACGACCTCTGCAACATCAATGCAGCAGGCAGCATGACGTGCAGCTATGGGATGACAGCAGGGATATCAGCCAGCATGCTCTGGACCTTCCTGAACAACAGACTGTGA